The Pectobacterium wasabiae CFBP 3304 DNA segment AAAATAAGACAGTAATACGATGCCATCCATGGTCATGGCAAAAACTGACCAGTAACGTGTAATAAATAAAAGTGAATGTGCTATGCAGAACAAGACCAGCAAAACCTTACGTGAACGCCTGTACCATGCGGTGGGCTTTGAGCTGATTGCGTTAATGATCTGTGCGCCGGCGGGTGCCTGGCTACTGAATAAACCGCTTTTCGATATGGGCGCGTTGGCGATTATGCTCTCCAGCGTCGCGATGATCTGGAATATGATCTATAACTCGGTGTTTGATCGCTTATGGCCTGCGGATCGCGTTAAGCGCCGACTACCCATTCGTATCGCGCATGCGCTGGGGTTTGAAGGCGGCTTTATCCTGATTGGTCTGCCGCTGGCGGCGTGGATGCTGAACATTACGCTGTGGCAGGCGTTGATGGTGGAGATCGGCTTCTTCCTGTTCTTCCTGCCTTACACTGTGGCGTATAACTGGATATACGATACGTTGCGGGAACGCATTATGAACCGCCGTCGCCACGTTCGTCAGGTGTCGGCGAACTCCCGTCTGCGTTAACCCTACGCTTTACCGGTGTGTCAGTTTAAAACTCTGATACGCCGGTAGTTCAAGCGAACGCCATAAATACCATGATGCCACCGTGCGATAAGGCTGACAGGACAGGCTAAGCGCCTGCAAATCGCGCGGTTTTGGCATATCCGGTAAATCATAGACGTAGCGTAACCCCTGACGAATTCCCAAATCATCGAGCGGCATGATATCGGTACGTTCCAGCGAATAAATCAAAAACATTTCCACCGTCCAGCGCCCGATCCCTTTTAGCGACGTGAGTTGCTGAATGAGCGTGTCATCATCCCTCTCTGCTGCCTGTTCGAGACTGGGCACCAATCCACTCAGCACGCCCTGTGCGATACCATGCAGCGTATCCGCTTTGCGAGCGGAAAAACCGCATTGCCGCAGCGTGTCGGTGGAGCAGGCCAGCACCTGCTCCGGGTTGGGAAAAACATCGTCATGCACCCGCAGGAGCTTTGCGACCATCGCATCTCCGGCGCGGGTTGTTAGCTGCTGATAGGCGACGGCACGCATCAGCGCCTCATAGGGTTCCCGGTGTGGCGCGGTCTGATGACGACAGTCACCGATCTGTTCGATCACGCTGGCCCAGCGTGTATTGATGGCACTGAGATGTGTTTTGGCGTGCTGCATGAAATCCGGCGGTGGGTGGGATGGCATAAACGGCTTCCGTGATAAGAACGCAAAGGACAGGAAATGAGCATAGGAGATTGCCGCGCGGCGCGCTATCTGGGAAGGGATATTTCAGCGGCTGACTACGCCGCTGTTGAACATTAATAATAATCGCCGTGCCGATAGTCCCAGGTGGTGAAGGTGTCAGACAGCAGCGACATCACCTTGTCCACATCCAGCCCCTTGCGTATCAGCGCCGGGCAAGGAAACACGCTACGTCTTCCTTTCTGTTCCGGTATCAACTGACCGTCCATATCCACCATCGACACCATGACTCCCTGCTCATAGCGCGTGTCATGAGATTTATTCGGCTGGATAGATTTCACATAATCGTCGGCTTCGATAACCAGATCGGCGAAGGCATGAATACGCTCGCCGATACCCTCTACTTCGCCTCGATTCCCTTTACCTGACGGATTGGCTGAACTGGCAAAGGTCAATTTACCGTACCTTTCCCATAGCTCCTGCGTAAGGATTTCACTCGGCTTACCGAATTTAATAACGAAACAGCTAGTTTTGCGGTCGTCCATCATCAACGCTTTCGAACCGTCTTTGGGGATACGCGCTAATGCACTATCGTGCCAGGGAAGGATACAGCCCAGCAGCACATCGGTATTCCAATGACGTTGATACAACCGTTCGATTTCTGGATTCAACTGCGCCAGCGCTTTCAACTGTGCGAGGGAGCCACACAGCACGACGCCCGGCTTGTTCCTGCTACGCTGTTTGGCATCAAACTTGCGCTCTAGCCCAACCTTATCGGAAGCCATGATGATGTAACCGACTTTGGTGGGGGAAACGATGATTCCCCCGCCGCGAGACATAATCTGCACTGCATCATCATGTAAACCGCCATTCCAGTGAACGTTATTTCCACTCATGTGGCCCCCGGTTGCAGAGAAAAAATCTGAGTCCCACCGTGTACCATTTATTCACATCACAGATTTGTTCGAAAAGTAACCACAAATGTCGACGGAAATATCAATGTGAGCCTGTTTTCTGTGTGTTAGTCATCGCTCCTGTACGAGAAAGGTTCGAATGAAAAAGCAAGAGCTGAACGTGTGCATTGGGCTGCTTCAGTTTAGCCTTAGCTCATAATGTGACTTTCAGTAATATTACGATGAGCAGCCATGCTGAATGGGAATGAGGTGCACAAATGCGTAACGACATAATGCTTAATGATACGCCATTTCAGGATGCCGACTCGCGCTGGCAGGCAGTGGTTACGCGTAATAAGGCGGCTGACGGCTGCTTTATCTATGCGGTGAAGACGACGGGGATTTACTGTGCGCCGTCTTGTGCATCACGCCAGCCTCGGCGTGAAAATGTGGTGTTTTTCACGACGGCTGATGAGGCGTCGGCAGCGGGTTTCCGCCCATGTAAGCGATGTCGCCTGGGAACGCTGTCGCGGCAGGAACAGCAGGCGCAGCAGATTGCCCGCGCGTGCCGGATGATTGAGCAGTCGGAACATCCGCTGACGCTGGCGATGCTGGCTCAAGCGGTAGGGATCAGCGCTTTCCATTTTCATCGCGTGTTCAAAACCACAACGGGTCTGACGCCGAAACAGTATGCCAGCGCCCATCGTCACCGGCAGTTACGTGAACAATTGGCAGATAACGATGAGGTGACCGCGGCGATTGTCGCGGCCGGTTATGACGCCAGCGGGCGCTTTTATGCTGAATCGGGTGCGCATTTAGGGATGACGCCGACGGTGTTTCAGAACCGGGGGAAAGGGATGACGATCCACTTTGCCATTGGTCGCAGCTCACTTGGCGAGGTGCTGGTGGCGGAAAGTGAGAGAGGGATCTGCGCGATCCTGCTGGGAGACGATCCTGAATCTTTGCTCAATTCACTTCAGGAGATGTTTGCCAACGCACACCTGATTGGTGGTGGTGCGGCGTTTGAACAACGGATGGCGCAGATCGTTGGGTTTGTCGACGATCCGTCCATCGGGCTGACGCTGCCGCTTGATATTCGTGGCACCGCATTCCAGCAGCGTGTCTGGCAGGCGCTGCGGGCAATTCCGGCAGGAGAAACGCTGAGTTATCGTGAGGTTGCTGAGCGAATGGGAGCGCCTGCGGCTGTGCGTGCTGTCGCGGGTGCCTGTGCGGCGAACCGGTTGGCGGTCGCGATCCC contains these protein-coding regions:
- a CDS encoding multidrug/biocide efflux PACE transporter yields the protein MQNKTSKTLRERLYHAVGFELIALMICAPAGAWLLNKPLFDMGALAIMLSSVAMIWNMIYNSVFDRLWPADRVKRRLPIRIAHALGFEGGFILIGLPLAAWMLNITLWQALMVEIGFFLFFLPYTVAYNWIYDTLRERIMNRRRHVRQVSANSRLR
- a CDS encoding DNA-3-methyladenine glycosylase family protein, which produces MPSHPPPDFMQHAKTHLSAINTRWASVIEQIGDCRHQTAPHREPYEALMRAVAYQQLTTRAGDAMVAKLLRVHDDVFPNPEQVLACSTDTLRQCGFSARKADTLHGIAQGVLSGLVPSLEQAAERDDDTLIQQLTSLKGIGRWTVEMFLIYSLERTDIMPLDDLGIRQGLRYVYDLPDMPKPRDLQALSLSCQPYRTVASWYLWRSLELPAYQSFKLTHR
- a CDS encoding L-threonylcarbamoyladenylate synthase: MSGNNVHWNGGLHDDAVQIMSRGGGIIVSPTKVGYIIMASDKVGLERKFDAKQRSRNKPGVVLCGSLAQLKALAQLNPEIERLYQRHWNTDVLLGCILPWHDSALARIPKDGSKALMMDDRKTSCFVIKFGKPSEILTQELWERYGKLTFASSANPSGKGNRGEVEGIGERIHAFADLVIEADDYVKSIQPNKSHDTRYEQGVMVSMVDMDGQLIPEQKGRRSVFPCPALIRKGLDVDKVMSLLSDTFTTWDYRHGDYY
- the ada gene encoding bifunctional DNA-binding transcriptional regulator/O6-methylguanine-DNA methyltransferase Ada: MRNDIMLNDTPFQDADSRWQAVVTRNKAADGCFIYAVKTTGIYCAPSCASRQPRRENVVFFTTADEASAAGFRPCKRCRLGTLSRQEQQAQQIARACRMIEQSEHPLTLAMLAQAVGISAFHFHRVFKTTTGLTPKQYASAHRHRQLREQLADNDEVTAAIVAAGYDASGRFYAESGAHLGMTPTVFQNRGKGMTIHFAIGRSSLGEVLVAESERGICAILLGDDPESLLNSLQEMFANAHLIGGGAAFEQRMAQIVGFVDDPSIGLTLPLDIRGTAFQQRVWQALRAIPAGETLSYREVAERMGAPAAVRAVAGACAANRLAVAIPCHRVVRHDGALSGYRWGVERKRALLEKELGKEQIVHQSEESSP